ATCAAAACGGATAAAAGTTTACACGAACGAGAAATGCAGAATATGTTAGAAAAGAATACCGATCAAATGAACGAAATACGTAAACTGAACGAGAATAatgatacgagtaagtattataCGCCTATAAGTATAAAATGTATCTCAATATGTGCGCGGATAACGCAAGTTCATTGTacgaattattaaattttatcgtCGTTGCACAGATAAAGAAAAACTGGAacaaatgcagaaaaaatacgacgaattgaatcgtaaaaatgaagaattgagCATTGCTTTGGAATCGATGGATGCCGAAAGTGGCGAAATTATTGCTCGTTTGGATATGGAAGTATGCCTAGTATACTGAATGTCTTCGTATTAAATTTACTGttcgaaatttttatactttgtggatgacaatttttttctttctgttgtTATATTTTCAGCATAAGGATCAGCGTTTCAGACTGCAGTCGGAAAATCAACTGCTTTTAGAGAAATTAAAGAATCAAGAAGAGCTGTACAAACAAGTAAATTGAGTAACGCTCTTTGTACGATTaatatttatgtatgtagtattCGAACATTGAGTATTTATAGGCTCTATACTGTGTTATTTTTCgtagaaaatacaaaatttggaAGCCGATAATAAGAATAAGTCGGAGTTTATAAATAAACTGATACAAGACAAGAATAATCCGAAGCGAAGTGCGTATCAATCTCTGGATGAAGCTTTTCGTCCAAATAAAATTGTGGCTAGAAGAAAATTGACTAACATTGATCCGAATCACGATGATAGGATATTCTCTCCGTGTGTTACCGAAGATGGAATTTTAGACGATTAATTTAgaaatgattattgattacaTAAGTAGTATtgattgtttatttatttattgtgtttttgttttatatataataatgtacattatGTATCTATCTACAgtattacctatgtatttttgatttcataaaaaagttgtttGTATTTgtgattattaattatttttgattttttgatttcataaaAAGTTGCTTGTATCtgtgaatttttgtattaaaaaaatattggttaTTCTTCCagtaattgaataattttttttctatcgaaGATTGTAGTGGGTAGggtacctactaaaataatTAACCTTTGAACGCCTGGGAGAagttcaatttgatgaaaaatttcaagaattctgATGAGAAAAGTTGGACTAAACAAtcatacctatttgaaaaaaaaaataattatgaatttgatcgataattgtttttttaaattaggtattttcCGCAATTTTCTCCAAGGGATTATGTTAATTTCTTCACTTAAATTCACAAATGCAGAcggaaacaaaagaaaaagccaataagttgatagaaattttctgtaaaactTTATGTCagctgaacattttttcgattgttcatCTCCGGTTTCTTATAAGGCccacaaagaaaaaatttaatgcttcaaaaaacaaaacctttaTCCCCATTTTTCAATAACTGAGATAgctcatttggaaaaatttttagacctcaacaaaattggaataaaatggGCTAAAATAACGCGTG
The sequence above is a segment of the Planococcus citri chromosome 3, ihPlaCitr1.1, whole genome shotgun sequence genome. Coding sequences within it:
- the LOC135838547 gene encoding putative leucine-rich repeat-containing protein DDB_G0290503; the protein is MDSEIDTTTAATSKEGETFLQKLSSFKEEYLKLKNFCVELLEENKTVRNRVQILENKLQSENENNQIDTIINKQQTIIEFLKNKDDYKELRRKVEILENKIKTDKSLHEREMQNMLEKNTDQMNEIRKLNENNDTNKEKLEQMQKKYDELNRKNEELSIALESMDAESGEIIARLDMEHKDQRFRLQSENQLLLEKLKNQEELYKQKIQNLEADNKNKSEFINKLIQDKNNPKRSAYQSLDEAFRPNKIVARRKLTNIDPNHDDRIFSPCVTEDGILDD